The Polycladomyces zharkentensis genome window below encodes:
- the nuoK gene encoding NADH-quinone oxidoreductase subunit NuoK, giving the protein MLMPVTSYLALSAILFCIGLYGVLTKRNAVMVLFSIELMLNAVNVNLVAFSKYGLYANLTGHIFSLFTITVAAAEAAVGIAILIALYRNKATTEADKINSMKG; this is encoded by the coding sequence ATCCTGATGCCGGTCACTTCGTATCTGGCATTGTCGGCCATCCTCTTCTGCATCGGTTTGTACGGGGTGCTGACGAAGCGGAATGCGGTGATGGTGCTGTTTTCCATCGAATTGATGCTGAACGCTGTCAACGTCAATTTGGTCGCTTTCTCCAAGTACGGATTGTATGCCAACTTGACCGGTCACATTTTTTCGCTGTTCACGATTACGGTGGCGGCGGCGGAGGCGGCGGTGGGAATCGCGATCCTGATCGCGCTCTACCGGAACAAAGCCACGACTGAGGCCGACAAGATCAATTCGATGAAAGGATAG
- a CDS encoding NADH-quinone oxidoreductase subunit J, whose amino-acid sequence MTGEFVAFFILSVMAIGGAVFMINLTKVVHMALALAFTFFSIAGLYLLLNAEFLAVVQVLIYAGAITILMLFMIMLTRHQDEGEAEPFGLRQGLSFAGVAAFFGIVMWVIYRTPLPAKTADTSGYTVERIGHVLFQQQVIPFELVSVLLLAALVGAVVLARKEES is encoded by the coding sequence CTGACCGGAGAGTTTGTCGCGTTTTTCATCTTGTCCGTCATGGCGATCGGCGGTGCCGTGTTCATGATCAACCTGACGAAAGTGGTTCATATGGCGTTGGCCCTGGCGTTCACGTTTTTCAGCATTGCCGGGTTGTATCTGCTGTTGAACGCGGAGTTTCTGGCGGTCGTGCAAGTGTTGATCTATGCCGGAGCGATCACCATCCTGATGCTGTTCATGATCATGTTGACCCGTCATCAGGATGAAGGGGAAGCCGAACCGTTCGGATTGCGGCAGGGACTCTCTTTTGCAGGGGTGGCGGCGTTTTTCGGCATCGTGATGTGGGTGATCTACCGGACGCCCCTTCCGGCGAAAACGGCGGATACGTCCGGTTATACGGTGGAACGCATCGGTCATGTGTTGTTTCAACAGCAGGTGATCCCGTTTGAGCTGGTGTCGGTGCTGCTGTTGGCTGCACTGGTGGGGGCGGTCGTCCTGGCCCGGAAGGAGGAATCCTGA
- the nuoI gene encoding NADH-quinone oxidoreductase subunit NuoI — MLGMIKGLGITLKTMTKKKVTYQYPDRPLKMPERFRGIQHFDPEKCIVCNQCARICPTDCITLTGKKHPDPNKKGKIIDTYDINFEICILCDLCTEVCPTEAIVMTSNYELATYSRDELFKNLEWLHENDQNIRGGS, encoded by the coding sequence ATGCTTGGGATGATAAAAGGTTTGGGCATCACACTGAAAACCATGACCAAGAAAAAGGTGACCTATCAATATCCGGATCGACCGCTGAAGATGCCGGAGCGATTTCGGGGCATCCAGCACTTCGACCCGGAGAAGTGCATCGTGTGCAACCAGTGTGCACGCATCTGCCCGACCGATTGCATCACCCTGACGGGCAAAAAACATCCCGATCCCAACAAAAAGGGAAAAATCATAGACACCTACGACATCAACTTCGAAATTTGCATTTTGTGCGATTTGTGCACGGAGGTGTGCCCTACCGAGGCGATCGTGATGACCTCCAACTATGAGCTGGCGACCTACAGCCGGGACGAACTGTTCAAAAATCTGGAGTGGCTCCATGAAAACGATCAGAACATCCGGGGAGGGTCGTAA
- the nuoH gene encoding NADH-quinone oxidoreductase subunit NuoH has product MEIGKTIGAVVMLFILLGFVTMAVLFERKVIGWMQSRVGPNRVGPWGILQTVADVLKMLFKEDTVPHKADHTLFKAAPILAFMPAFAVVAVIPFTPSLVFSDIAVGLLYYMAVSSITTIAVMVGGWSSNNKYALLGGMRSAAQMISYEIPLVMSVVGVIMAAGSLNLKEIVAAQADMWFIVPQFLGFLVFLVASVSELNRTPFDLPEAESELVAGYHVEYSGFRFAFFMLAEYVYVFAMSALTTVLFLGGWNPVFGLTFIPPIVWFVIKFVIVVFFLFWLRATFPRVRMDQLMQLGWKVLLPLALLNIFLSALLREVPFIGRFY; this is encoded by the coding sequence ATGGAGATAGGGAAAACCATCGGGGCCGTCGTCATGCTGTTCATCCTGTTGGGGTTCGTCACGATGGCCGTATTGTTTGAGCGCAAAGTGATCGGGTGGATGCAGAGTCGTGTCGGCCCCAACCGCGTCGGGCCGTGGGGAATCCTGCAAACGGTGGCTGATGTACTGAAAATGTTGTTCAAGGAGGACACCGTCCCGCACAAAGCGGATCACACGCTGTTCAAGGCGGCCCCGATTCTCGCGTTTATGCCGGCGTTCGCCGTCGTGGCGGTGATTCCGTTCACACCGTCATTGGTCTTTTCCGACATCGCCGTGGGGCTGCTGTACTATATGGCAGTTTCCAGCATCACCACCATTGCCGTCATGGTCGGGGGATGGTCGTCCAACAACAAATATGCCCTGTTGGGCGGCATGCGCTCGGCGGCCCAGATGATCAGTTACGAAATTCCCTTGGTCATGTCGGTGGTCGGTGTGATCATGGCCGCGGGATCACTCAACCTGAAAGAGATCGTCGCTGCGCAAGCGGACATGTGGTTTATCGTGCCGCAATTTTTGGGCTTTCTGGTCTTTCTCGTCGCTTCCGTATCCGAACTGAACCGTACACCGTTCGATTTGCCGGAAGCCGAATCGGAACTGGTGGCGGGTTATCATGTGGAATACAGCGGATTTCGTTTCGCTTTTTTCATGTTGGCCGAATATGTGTATGTATTCGCAATGTCTGCATTGACGACAGTCCTGTTTCTGGGCGGATGGAACCCTGTTTTCGGTCTGACGTTCATCCCGCCGATCGTCTGGTTTGTCATCAAATTTGTCATCGTCGTCTTTTTCCTGTTTTGGCTGAGGGCGACCTTTCCACGGGTGCGGATGGATCAGTTGATGCAGTTGGGATGGAAGGTGCTCCTTCCACTGGCGCTCCTCAACATTTTCCTGTCCGCTCTGCTGAGGGAAGTGCCGTTCATCGGCCGGTTTTATTGA
- a CDS encoding NADH-quinone oxidoreductase subunit C produces MDKEERGKNHPASASDSDDQKGGEVDRESPKTHRTESNEKTVKNDQVKDTTANAADADAKRKAAAAARAKAAAAARAKPVGAGRNPAARKAEEKKKPLETSPKQPVLDAFVDTIRKQAGDDAVEEAMINRPNHHLPTIVVAKEKWLEVARLLKEDDSLAFDYLQNLSGVDYETHMEVVYHLYSFRHRHSLCVRVKTDRDEARVDSVTSVWIGADWNEREVYDLLGIRFDGHPNLKRIFLPEHWEGHPLRKDYEPLDPEI; encoded by the coding sequence ATGGACAAGGAAGAGCGAGGAAAAAACCATCCAGCCTCCGCCAGCGACTCCGATGACCAAAAGGGTGGTGAAGTCGATCGGGAATCCCCGAAGACACACCGAACGGAATCAAACGAGAAAACCGTGAAAAACGATCAAGTGAAGGATACAACCGCAAATGCCGCTGATGCGGATGCCAAGCGGAAAGCCGCAGCAGCCGCCCGCGCGAAAGCGGCAGCCGCGGCCAGAGCCAAACCGGTGGGGGCGGGGCGGAATCCGGCGGCCCGAAAAGCGGAAGAGAAAAAGAAGCCATTGGAAACTTCACCCAAACAACCCGTATTGGATGCGTTTGTCGACACCATCCGGAAACAAGCAGGGGATGATGCGGTGGAAGAAGCCATGATCAATCGGCCCAATCATCATTTGCCCACGATCGTGGTTGCAAAGGAGAAATGGCTTGAGGTGGCCCGTCTGTTAAAAGAGGACGATTCGCTCGCCTTTGACTACTTGCAAAATCTGTCGGGCGTTGATTATGAGACCCACATGGAAGTGGTCTATCATCTCTACTCGTTCCGGCATCGTCATTCCCTCTGTGTCCGGGTGAAAACGGACCGTGACGAAGCGCGGGTCGATTCGGTGACCTCCGTGTGGATCGGGGCCGATTGGAACGAACGTGAGGTGTACGATTTGTTGGGAATCCGTTTCGACGGACATCCCAATCTGAAGCGCATCTTCTTGCCCGAACACTGGGAGGGCCATCCCCTTCGGAAAGATTATGAGCCACTCGATCCGGAGATTTGA